From Bradyrhizobium erythrophlei:
CGGACGCGAACTTCGCCCGGTCCGGCCTCCGGCGCCGGCATCTCGCCGAACGTCAGGACGTCGGGTGCCGCGCCCGTGCGCTCGTACCAGACCGCCTTCACATCGTGCCCGGAAATGCGCCGCCATCGAGCAGGATGTTCTGCCCGGTGATGAAACCCGCCTTGGCGCCGCACAGGAACGCGCAGGCGAGCCCAAATTCCTCCGGGTCGCCGAAGCGCCCGGCCGGATTGAGCCTGGCGCGTTCCGCAAGCAATTGATCGACGGTTATGCCGCGCTTTTCCGCGTCCACCTTCGCCACCGGACCGCGCAGGCGGTCGGTGTCGAACGGACCCGGCAGCAGGGCGTTGATGGTGACGTTGTTGATCACGGTCTTGCGCGCGACGCCGGCGACAAAGCCGGTGAGGCCGGAGCGCGCGCCGTTGGAGAGCCCCAGCACCTCGATTGGCGCCTTCACGGCGGCGGAGGTGATATTGACGATGCGGCCAAACTTGCGGGCCATCATGCCGTCCACCGTCGCCCTGATCAGTTCGATCGGGGTGAGCATGTTGGCGTCGAGCGCCTTGATCCAGTCGTCGCGGGTCCAGTTGCGGAAATCGCCGGGCGGCGGGCCGCCGGCATTGTTGACCAGGATATCCGGATCCGGGCAGGCCTTCAGCACGGCTTCACGCCCCGCAGGGGTGGTGATGTCGCCGGCGACCTCGGTCACGGTGACGCCGGGATTGGCTTTGCGGATGTCGGCGGCCGTTTTCGCCAGCGCCTCGGCGCCGCGCGCGGTCACCGTGACATGCACGCCTTCGTTGGCCAGCGCCATCGCGCAGGCGCGTCCCAGGCCCTTCGACGATGCGCAGACGATCGCGCGGCGGCCTTTGATCCCAAGATCCACTGTTTCACTCCCGTTATGTCAGGTGATTGTTGAAGTCTGATTGTTGAAGTCCGATCCCGTCATTCTAGCCAACCCGGGCCGCCCTGATAAGAGACCTCGCTATATCCTAAATGCATATCAGGGAGAGCGGCCCGGCGTCCGCGGCAAGCGTCCGAGGCTTTATATTTGCCGGTCTTTTTTCAGCCGATCGATCGTGGCCGCGACCTCCGGCGGCAGCGAGCGAACGCCGGTTTGGCCGGCCACCGACAACAGCGGCCGCAGCCTGGAGCCTGCGAGGTAGGAGGGCTGGCGATCCGCTGGAACCACCTGATTGAAGATCATGATCAGCGTGACGGCGACGAGGCCGACCCGCACCGCTCCGAGCACGGCGCCGGCGAGACGATCGCCGATGCCGGCGCCGGGTCCGATGGTTTCGTCGAGCACCATGCACATCAGTTTGCCGAGCACGATGCCGGCCGCGAGGAAAATGCCGAACAACAGCGGCCAGTTCTGCGATACCGGCGCGTCGCCTTGCCCGATGGCCGGCGCGACCAATGACATCGCCCAAATAGCGATCGGCATCGCGATGAGATAAGCGAGGATGGTGGCGGCGCTGCGCAGCAGGCCGGAATTAAAGCCGAGGACGGCGGCGATGACCAAGGCGAGATAGACGACGGCGTCGAAACTGTTCATGAAGGACACTTCTGCTGCCGTGTTTCCTGTATCCGGGTTTGGTCAACGAAACCGGTTTGCGATCGCTACAATCGTCTGTATCAAGGAACGCGTGCCAATCTGGCGGAGCTGGTCATGTCGGGTTTATTCGACGTCAGTAAAGAAATTATCCTGATCACCGGCGCCTCGCAGGGGCTGGGGCGGCAGTTCGCGCGGGTGCTTTCCGGCCATGGCGCGGCTGTCGTGCTGGCGGCACGGCAGACCGCCAAGCTGAAGATTCTGGAGGACGAAATCCGGGCGAAGGGCGGCCGCGCGGCCGCGGTGCAGATGGACGTCACGGATATCGGATCGATCGGCAAGGCCATCGACAGCGCCGAAGCAGCGCTCGGTCCGGTCAGCGTGCTCGTCAACAATGCCGGCATCGCCATCGAAAAGCTCGCGGTCGATCAGACCGAGGCGGACTGGGATTCCGTCATCAACGCCAATCTCAAGGGCGGCTATTTCCTGGCCACCGAAATGGCGCGGCGGATGATCGCGCGCAATCAGGAAGGCAATATCGTCAATATCGCCTCCGTGCTCGGCTCCGGCGTGATGAAGTTCCTGTCGCCCTACACGATCTCCAAGGCGGGCATCATCCAGGCCACCAAGGTGATGGCGCTGGAACTTGCCGGCAACCGCATCCGCGTCAATGCGTTGGCGCCGGGCTACATCGATACCGAGATGAACCATGATTTCTGGTCGACACCGGCGGGCGAGAAACTGGCCAAACGGATTCCGCAGCGGCGCGTTGGCGCCGAATCTGATCTCGACGGCGCCATCATGCTGCTGGCTTCGAACGCCTCGCGCTACATGACCGGCAGCGTCGTGACGGTGGATGGCGGGTTCTTGCTGACGTGAGGCGGTAAAGATTCTCTCCACGTCATTGCGAGCGCAGCGGGTTTTAAATCCGCTCTGGTCTTTCTGGAAATTCCGACGGTTACGACAGAAACCGCAGCAGCTTTTCCATCCGCGCGATCTTCGCGCCGTAGGGCGGATAGAGATCGGCGAGCCGGTTGAACGGCGAGCGATAGAACACCGGCTTCAGCTTGCTCAAGCTGTCAAACCCCCATTGGC
This genomic window contains:
- a CDS encoding SDR family oxidoreductase, yielding MSGLFDVSKEIILITGASQGLGRQFARVLSGHGAAVVLAARQTAKLKILEDEIRAKGGRAAAVQMDVTDIGSIGKAIDSAEAALGPVSVLVNNAGIAIEKLAVDQTEADWDSVINANLKGGYFLATEMARRMIARNQEGNIVNIASVLGSGVMKFLSPYTISKAGIIQATKVMALELAGNRIRVNALAPGYIDTEMNHDFWSTPAGEKLAKRIPQRRVGAESDLDGAIMLLASNASRYMTGSVVTVDGGFLLT
- a CDS encoding SDR family oxidoreductase, with protein sequence MDLGIKGRRAIVCASSKGLGRACAMALANEGVHVTVTARGAEALAKTAADIRKANPGVTVTEVAGDITTPAGREAVLKACPDPDILVNNAGGPPPGDFRNWTRDDWIKALDANMLTPIELIRATVDGMMARKFGRIVNITSAAVKAPIEVLGLSNGARSGLTGFVAGVARKTVINNVTINALLPGPFDTDRLRGPVAKVDAEKRGITVDQLLAERARLNPAGRFGDPEEFGLACAFLCGAKAGFITGQNILLDGGAFPGTM
- a CDS encoding CvpA family protein, translating into MNSFDAVVYLALVIAAVLGFNSGLLRSAATILAYLIAMPIAIWAMSLVAPAIGQGDAPVSQNWPLLFGIFLAAGIVLGKLMCMVLDETIGPGAGIGDRLAGAVLGAVRVGLVAVTLIMIFNQVVPADRQPSYLAGSRLRPLLSVAGQTGVRSLPPEVAATIDRLKKDRQI